One segment of Agromyces albus DNA contains the following:
- a CDS encoding aldo/keto reductase has protein sequence MTAERLGPLGYGAASIGNLYREVTDEQSDAALEAAWHGGIRYFDTAPHYGLGLSEHRLGTFLRSRPREEYVISTKVGRMLDPNPDFNGGDDLAFDFAVPNTTVRRFDPSESGVRRSIEESLERLGLDRIDIAYLHDPDVYDLDRGIAEGLPALVRLRDEGVVGAIGIGTNDADAAARAVREGDVDLVMIAGRYTLLEQPALDELLPLCERRGVGVVVAAVFNSGLLATDTPDENARYNYGPVPDDVLGHARRLADACRAAGVSLPEAAMQYPLQHPAVRSVVAGSARAADIRQNIARVHAALPAGFWDGLRSAGLIP, from the coding sequence GTGACCGCCGAGCGCCTCGGTCCGCTCGGCTACGGCGCCGCGTCGATCGGCAACCTCTACCGCGAAGTGACCGATGAGCAGTCGGATGCCGCGCTCGAAGCGGCGTGGCACGGCGGCATCCGGTACTTCGACACCGCGCCCCACTACGGCCTCGGCCTCTCCGAGCACCGCCTCGGCACCTTCCTCCGCTCGCGCCCGCGTGAGGAGTACGTGATCTCCACGAAGGTCGGCCGCATGCTCGACCCGAATCCCGACTTCAACGGCGGCGACGACCTCGCGTTCGACTTCGCCGTGCCGAACACCACCGTGCGCCGCTTCGACCCGAGCGAATCGGGTGTTCGCCGCAGTATCGAGGAATCGCTCGAGCGGCTCGGCCTCGACCGCATCGACATCGCCTACCTCCACGACCCCGACGTCTACGACCTCGATCGCGGCATCGCCGAGGGGCTGCCGGCGCTCGTGAGGCTCCGCGACGAGGGCGTCGTCGGCGCCATAGGCATCGGCACGAACGACGCGGATGCCGCGGCGCGGGCCGTGCGCGAGGGCGACGTCGACCTCGTGATGATCGCCGGCCGCTACACGCTCCTCGAGCAGCCCGCGCTCGACGAGCTCCTCCCACTCTGCGAGCGGCGCGGCGTCGGCGTGGTCGTCGCCGCGGTGTTCAATTCGGGGCTCCTCGCCACCGATACCCCCGACGAGAACGCGCGCTACAACTACGGCCCGGTTCCCGACGACGTGCTGGGCCATGCCCGGCGACTCGCCGACGCGTGTCGCGCGGCCGGCGTCTCGCTGCCCGAGGCCGCGATGCAGTATCCGCTGCAGCACCCCGCGGTGCGCTCGGTCGTCGCCGGTTCCGCGCGAGCGGCCGACATCCGCCAGAACATCGCACGCGTGCACGCCGCCCTCCCAGCCGGCTTCTGGGACGGCTTGAGGTCTGCGGGGCTGATCCCGTGA